A genomic region of Stigmatopora nigra isolate UIUO_SnigA chromosome 16, RoL_Snig_1.1, whole genome shotgun sequence contains the following coding sequences:
- the vopp1b gene encoding WW domain binding protein VOPP1 isoform X1, with the protein MRNPRTDLALTFWLFLAVVEAKKYCWYFDGGYPIYFICRSYEDCCGTRCCVRALSIQRLWYFWVLLMMGVLFCCGAGFFIRRRMYPSSLRDEPAFNVSFTRHPVTTPVSQQPGSMQGFGMNGMTGVDPTTLGMTQPAYPSQPGSTHMMLASYPPPPSYCNHPPPSYEQIFHHDDKK; encoded by the exons ATGAGGAACCCACGGACCGATTTAGCCTTGACATTCTGGCTATTTCTAGCG GTTGTAGAGGCCAAAAAGTACTGCTGGTATTTTGATGGTGGCTACCCAATATACTTTAT ATGTCGCTCCTACGAAGATTGTTGTGGCACCCGCTGCTGTGTCAGAGCACTTTCCATCCAGAGACTTTGGTACTTCTG GGTGCTCCTGATGATGGGGGTGCTGTTCTGCTGCGgtgccggcttcttcatccgtCGAAGGATGTACCCCTCATCTCTAAGAGATGAGCCTGCCTTCAATGTGTCCTTCACTAGACACCCTGTCACAACTCCAG TTTCCCAGCAGCCAGGAAGTATGCAAGGCTTCGGTATGAACGGGATGACAGGCGTGGACCCAACAACGCTTGGCATGACTCAGCCCGCTTACCCGTCACAGCCTGGCTCCACCCATATGATGCTGGCCTCCTATCCGCCACCGCCGTCTTACTGCAACCACCCGCCGCCATCCTATGAACAGATTTTCCATCATGACGACAAGAAATAA
- the vopp1b gene encoding WW domain binding protein VOPP1 isoform X2: MFIPQSMWIRDVSRIHVVEAKKYCWYFDGGYPIYFICRSYEDCCGTRCCVRALSIQRLWYFWVLLMMGVLFCCGAGFFIRRRMYPSSLRDEPAFNVSFTRHPVTTPVSQQPGSMQGFGMNGMTGVDPTTLGMTQPAYPSQPGSTHMMLASYPPPPSYCNHPPPSYEQIFHHDDKK; this comes from the exons atgttCATTCCTCAGTCCATGTGGATTAGAGACGTAAGCAGAATCCAT GTTGTAGAGGCCAAAAAGTACTGCTGGTATTTTGATGGTGGCTACCCAATATACTTTAT ATGTCGCTCCTACGAAGATTGTTGTGGCACCCGCTGCTGTGTCAGAGCACTTTCCATCCAGAGACTTTGGTACTTCTG GGTGCTCCTGATGATGGGGGTGCTGTTCTGCTGCGgtgccggcttcttcatccgtCGAAGGATGTACCCCTCATCTCTAAGAGATGAGCCTGCCTTCAATGTGTCCTTCACTAGACACCCTGTCACAACTCCAG TTTCCCAGCAGCCAGGAAGTATGCAAGGCTTCGGTATGAACGGGATGACAGGCGTGGACCCAACAACGCTTGGCATGACTCAGCCCGCTTACCCGTCACAGCCTGGCTCCACCCATATGATGCTGGCCTCCTATCCGCCACCGCCGTCTTACTGCAACCACCCGCCGCCATCCTATGAACAGATTTTCCATCATGACGACAAGAAATAA
- the stk17a gene encoding serine/threonine-protein kinase 17A: MIPECPSTVETVIGTKCQHIPPTEPIQSSIVGGLLTEIRTTIKNEPFTDHFMILPGKELGRGKFAVVRKCVKKCTGQEYAAKFMRKRRKGRDCRMEIIHEIAVLELATDSQRVVSLHQVYEMGSEMVLVLEFAAGGEIFNQCVSDQEDEAFSENDVKRLMRQILQGVSFLHQRSVVHLDLKPQNILLTSNSPLGDIKIVDFGLSRIVSNHQELREIMGTPEYVAPEVLNYEPISTATDMWSIGVLTYVMLTGLSPFLGKDKQETFLNISQMNISYDEEELQDLVQAVSFIKTVLCKQPQFRATAEQCLQHPWLQLEDALTTATCDKSLPLEMQDTASTNGAAASCSESPAVTTPNRVEEEDEGSATEELIVMAAYTLGQCRQSSATEKEALVTDKKANSKRFKFEEPFNVLQEVPGEFIY; the protein is encoded by the exons ATGATCCCCGAATGTCCAAGCACCGTGGAAACGGTCATCGGTACCAAATGCCAACACATCCCACCAACTGAACCGATCCAGAGCTCCATCGTTGGTGGTTTGTTGACTGAAATTAGAACCACCATCAAGAATGAACCCTTCACTGATCATTTCATGATTTTACCTGGCAAAGAACTCGGAAG gggCAAATTTGCTGTGGTCCGAAAGTGTGTGAAGAAATGTACAGGTCAAGAATACGCTGCAAAGTTTATGAGAAAGAGGCGGAAAGGTCGTGACTGCCGTATGGAGATCATCCACGAGATTGCGGTGCTTGAGCTTGCAACAGACAGTCAACGAGTAGTCAGCCTTCACCAAGTCTATGAAATGGGCTCAGAGATGGTGCTGGTTCTTGAGTT TGCTGCTGGAGGAGAGATCTTCAACCAGTGTGTTTCAGATCAGGAGGACGAGGCTTTCAGTGAGAACGATGTCAAGAGACTCATGAGACAAATCCTTCAAGGAGTCTCTTTTTTACATCAGAGAAGTGTTGTCCATCTTGACCTGAAG CCTCAAAATATCCTCCTGACCAGCAACTCTCCTCTTGGTGACATTAAGATTGTGGATTTTGGTCTCTCTCGCATCGTCAGCAACCACCAGGAGCTCCGAGAGATTATGGGAACTCCAGAATATGTTG CTCCAGAGGTTCTGAATTACGAACCTATAAGCACCGCAACGGATATGTG GAGCATCGGAGTTTTGACTTACGTGATGCTGACGGGCCTGTCACCCTTCCTGGGAAAAGACAAGCAGGAGACCTTTCTTAACATCTCTCAGATGAACATTAGTTACGATGAGGAGGAGCTGCAGGACTTGGTCCAGGCCGTGTCCTTCATCAAAACTGTTCTCTGTAAACAACCACA GTTTCGAGCTACAGCCGAGCAGTGTCTCCAACACCCGTGGCTTCAGCTCGAAGATGCTCTGACAACTGCAACGTGCGATAAATCTCTCCCTCTGGAAATGCAAGATACAGCAAGCACAAACGGCGCCGCCGCCAGTTGTTCAGAAAGCCCCGCCGTGACCACTCCAAACAGGGTcgaggaggaagatgaaggtTCTGCCACCGAGGAGCTCATTGTTATGGCTGCCTATACTCTAGGTCAATGCCGACAGTCGTCCGCTACAGAGAAGGAAGCCCTGGTTACTGACAAGAAAGCCAACTCTAAGCGCTTCAAGTTCGAGGAGCCATTTAATGTCCTCCAGGAAGTCCCTGGAGAGTTCATCTACTGA
- the lancl2 gene encoding lanC-like protein 2, whose product MGDNMSKRLKLISVTEAEMEERSFLNPYPDWDQGALTSNSGSEVDYNSPFDEEGKVTSSFQRKVQSKIKDLLQQMEEGLKTADPHDFSTYTGWTGIALLYVQLYRGSNEAAHLQRALDYVKRSMRILNGRKVTFLCGDAGPLAVGAVVYHKLGNTAESNDCLSRLLQLQRSVLSSDSEMPDELLYGRSGYLYALLYVNKEIGADTVDEATISKVVTAIIESGKNLSAELKKTERCPLLYEWHKKQYVGAAHGLAGIFYMLMQPGARVQPDMLSQLVRPSIDYIRHKKFRSGNFPSSLSNESDRLVHWCHGAPGVIHMLIMAYKVFKEEKYLKEAVECGEVIWQRGLLRKGYGICHGTAGNGYAFLSLYKLTQEKKYMYRACKFAEWCLDYGTHGCRIPDRPYSLFEGMAGTIHYLSEMATPEASCFPAFEH is encoded by the exons ATGGGCGACAACATGTCAAAGCGTCTCAAACTCATTTCAGTGACAGAAGCTGAGATGGAGGAGCGCTCTTTCCTCAATCCCTATCCCGATTGGGATCAAGGCGCTCTCACGTCTAACTCTGGATCTGAAGTGGATTATAATTCACCTTTTGATGAAGAAGGAAAG GTGACCTCATCGTTCCAAAGAAAAGTCCAGAGTAAGATCAAAGATCTTCTTCAGCAGATGGAAGAAGGCCTAAAAACAGCCGACCCCCACGACTTCTCCACCTACACTGGCTGGACAG GGATTGCTTTACTCTACGTACAGCTGTATCGAGGATCCAATGAAGCCGCACATCTGCAAAGGGCACTAGACTACGTGAAGAGATCAATGAGGATTCTCAATGGCCGCAAAGTGACTTTTCTTTGTGGAGATGCCGGGCCACTAGCTGTGGGTGCGGTGGTCTACCACAAGCTGGGCAACACTGCTGAAAGCAATGACTGTCTTTCCAG GCTCCTCCAATTGCAGCGTTCGGTGCTCAGTTCGGATTCCGAAATGCCAGATGAACTTCTCTATGGCCGATCTGGTTACCTGTATGCTCTCCTTTATGTGAATAAAGAAATAGGAGCTGATACTGTGGATGAAGCTACAATCTCAAAA GTAGTGACTGCTATTATTGAGTCGGGCAAGAATCTTTCAGCAGAGCTCAAGAAGACGGAACGCTGTCCACTGCTCTATGAATGGCACAAAAAGCAATATGTTGGCGCCGCTCATGGACTGGCTGGAATATTTTACATGCTCATGCAG CCAGGAGCAAGGGTCCAGCCTGACATGCTCTCCCAGTTGGTACGGCCCAGTATCGACTACATTCGCCATAAGAAATTCCGTTCTGGCAACTTCCCGTCCTCATTGAGCAATGAGAGTGACCGGCTGGTTCACTGGTGCCATGGAGCTCCAGGGGTTATCCACATGCTCATAATGGCATATAAG GTGTTTAAAGAGGAAAAGTACCTGAAGGAAGCGGTAGAATGCGGCGAGGTCATCTGGCAGAGGGGTCTTCTCCGAAAAGGTTACGGAATCTGCCACGGGACCGCCGGAAATGGCTACGCCTTCCTTTCCTTGTATAAACTCACCCAAGAAAAGAAGTACATGTATCGTGCCTGCAAG TTTGCCGAGTGGTGTTTGGATTACGGGACCCACGGCTGCCGCATCCCCGATAGACCCTACTCACTTTTTGAAG GTATGGCGGGAACTATCCACTACCTGTCAGAGATGGCTACACCTGAAGCTTCCTGTTTCCCTGCCTTTGAACATTGA
- the reck gene encoding reversion-inducing cysteine-rich protein with Kazal motifs: protein MRVCLHIIGFLFAANFYLPQLQAQDPSCCHHAAEFSPCKEACDQLATIKSESRLKHLLQRLPSYCPESMNELWVCINSTLPGVSRKSDSWAGLGCCELAISSECRRECRQASSKNDLTKVCKKVTENSLYSCITKNEMGSTCCSYAGRHTTCREYCQAIFRTDSTPTVSQINAVKEYCQSHSAQLLSCVNNFTKSYPIRSPIDSLYCCDRAEAPHCQSACRRILRTLSTEHEIMEGLIEECGSQPLPQDPMWQCFLGSAHPPSPTEKEVPHPAKMDCAKLHCCSKANTSLCRDMCQEISTNWGSQTWQDFDQLCEYNPVESELNNCLADVREPCQLGCKDLSYCTNFNNRPTELFRSCNVQSDQGAMNDIKLWSNGTIKMPFMNIPVLDIRKCLPAMWKAVACSLQIKPCHSKSRGSVICKSDCIEILTQCGDRKRFHEGQTPEGICELLSPIDDPERCIPLHRYLTPSSLGNSVVEEVIHPCNPNPCPSNHLCQVNRKGCLYGLNCQPFLCVPGCKLGEASDFLVQQDARLQVPTHTGPAGCYEVCTCGPSGRLENCVEMPCVDTTKSCIVGGQKRNHGVSFKVDCDTCFCFAGHPICSDRECLTIESSDDDRLHFTGLPCNCPDHFIPVCASNGRTYPSACVARCVGFKDHQFVFGQCRLSNPCASKPCQRNQRCIPKYRVCLSDLSDCLQYECVGRQLACDKNSVEPVCDSDGVIHASLCQLQQTGKTLAYMGHCQEACKSRQQVCGYNGETYNTMCEAYSDRVAIDYEGHCQAVGATSGTAAESACSLVSCPRLSPLGCNPVTPPGACCPICASMLQVIWNKEQMNTFSKLNKNQPVSVHDVLQILRLHVSVPQCDVFGYLSIDHELVVLIAPVDEQPTSLQIEACSKEAEKIDSLINYASPTLVSHVPLSALVASETKTSSVTSSGGARLSPLHPVLCFLLGLLMAAASSPQQT from the exons ATCCCTCCTGTTGCCATCATGCTGCCGAGTTCTCCCCTTGTAAAGAAGCTTGTGATCAg CTTGCCACTATCAAGAGTGAGTCTCGCTTGAAGCATCTCCTGCAAAGGTTGCCAAGTTACTGTCCGGAGTCCATG AATGAGCTGTGGGTGTGTATCAACTCTACACTACCAG GAGTATCAAGAAAATCCGACAGCTGGGCAGGGCTTGGTTGTTGTGAGCTGGCTATCTCATCTGAGTGCCGCAGAGAATGCAGACAG GCATCTTCCAAAAATGACCTAACAAAAGTATGCAAAAAAGTAACAGAG AATTCTCTATACAGCTGCATCACCAAAAATGAAA TGGGCTCCACATGCTGCAGTTATGCTGGGCGTCACACCACCTGTAGGGAGTACTGTCAAGCCATCTTCAGGACTGACTCAACCCCCACTGTTTCTCAAATCAACGCCGTAAAAGAATACTGTCAGAGCCACAGTGCTCAGCTCCTCAGCTGCGTTAACAATTTCACCAAGTCCTACCCAATACGCAGCCCTATAGACA GCCTGTACTGCTGTGACCGAGCAGAAGCTCCTCACTGTCAGTCAGCTTGCCGCCGAATCCTCCGTACCTTGAGCACAGAGCATGAGATAATGGAAGGTTTGATCGAAGAGTGTGGCTCCCAGCCTCTCCCCCAAGATCCTATGTGGCAGTGCTTTCTAGGAAGTGCTCATCCCCCATCTCCGACTGAAAAAGAAGTCCCACATCCTGCCAAAATGGACTGTGCTAAACTGCACTGCTGCTCCAAGGCCAACACTTCTCTCTGCAG GGACATGTGTCAGGAAATTAGCACCAATTGGGGAAGCCAGACATGGCAAGACTTTGATCAACTGTGTGAGTACAACCCAGTGGAGAGTGAACTAAACAACTGCCTGGCTGACGTCAGAGAACCCTGCCAGTTGGGATGCAAAGATCTCTCCTACTGCACCAACTTCAACAATAG GCCTACGGAGCTGTTTCGCAGCTGCAACGTGCAGTCCGACCAAGGAGCTATGAATGATATCAAGCTGTGGTCCAATGGAACAATTAAGATGCCTTTTATGAACATTCCTGTGCTCGACATCAGGAAGTGTCTGCCGGCTATGTGGAAGGCAGTTGCTTGCTCCCTGCAGATCAAACCATGTCATAGCAAGTCCAGAGGGAGCGTCATTTGCAA GTCAGATTGTATAGAAATCCTGACCCAGTGTGGGGACAGAAAACGTTTCCACGAAGGACAAACACCTGAGGGGATATGTGAGCTTCTTTCACCCATTGATGACCCTGAACGCTGCATTCCCCTCCACAGATACCTCA CCCCCAGTTCTCTGGGAAACAGTGTTGTTGAAGAGGTCATCCATCCATGCAACCCTAATCCTTGCCCCAGCAACCACTTATGCCAGGTCAACAGAAAAGGTTGCCTTTATGGCCTCAACTGTCAGCCATTCCTCTGTGTTCCAG GGTGTAAACTTGGCGAAGCGTCCGATTTTCTGGTGCAGCAGGACGCTCGGTTACAGGTCCCGACTCATACCGGTCCTGCTGGGTGCTACGAGGTCTGCACCTGTGGTCCCAGTGGACGTCTGGAGAACTGTGTGGAGATGCCTTGTGTGGACACCACTAAGTCTTGCATTGTGGGAGGACAAAAGAGGA ATCACGGAGTATCTTTCAAGGTTGACTGTGACACCTGCTTCTGCTTCGCTGGCCACCCTATTTGTTCTGACAGAGAATGTCTCACCATTGAAAGCTCAGATGATGATCGCCTACATTTTACTG GTCTTCCATGTAACTGTCCAGACCACTTCATCCCAGTGTGTGCTTCCAATGGCCGCACATACCCAAGTGCCTGTGTGGCTCGCTGTGTGGGTTTCAAGGACCATCAGTTTGTGTTTGGCCAGTGCCGTTTAAGTAACCCATGTGCCAGTAAGCCATGCCAGAGAAACCAGAG gtgTATCCCAAAATATCGAGTCTGCCTGAGCGACTTATCGGACTGCTTGCAGTACGAATGTGTAGGCCGGCAGTTGGCCTGCGACAAGAACAGTGTGGAGCCAGTTTGTGATAGTGACGGTGTCATTCACGCTAGTCTGTGCCAGCTCCAGCAAACAGGGAAAACCCTTGCCTATATGGGCCACTGTCAG GAAGCCTGCAAGAGTCGGCAGCAAGTTTGTGGCTACAACGGCGAGacttataatacaatgtgtgaGGCCTATTCGGACCGGGTGGCTATTGACTATGAGGGACACTGTCAAGCTGTGGGAGCCACGTCAGGAACGGCAGCTGAGTCTGCTTGCAGTCTGGTTTCATGTCCACGTTTGTCACCTTTGGGCTGCAACCCTGTCACACCCCCAG GGGCTTGCTGTCCTATTTGTGCCAGTATGTTGCAGGTGATCTGGAACAAAGAACAAATGAACACTTTCTCCAAG TTAAATAAGAATCAACCAGTGTCGGTCCACGATGTCCTTCAAATCCTGCGACTTCACGTCTCCGTCCCGCAGTGTGATGTCTTTGGCTACCTCAGTATTGACCATGAGCTGGTGGTTCTCATTGCTCCAGTGGATGAGCAACCAACTTCCCTGCAG ATTGAAGCCTGCAGCAAAGAAGCCGAAAAGATAGATTCCCTCATAAACTACGCCAGTCCAACACTCGTTTCCCACGTTCCCCTCTCAGCTCTTGTTGCCTCCGAGACTAAAACATCTTCCGTCACTTCCTCCGGAGGAGCTCGGCTCTCGCCCTTGCACCCTGTTTTGTGCTTTCTACTTGGTCTTTTAATGGCTGCAGCCTCAAGCCCCCAACAGACTTAA